gggtggcgcagtcggttaagcgaccgacttcagccaggtcacgatctcgtggtccgtgagttcgagccccgcgtcaggctctgggctgatggctcggagcctggagcctgtttccgattctgtgtctccctctctctctctgcccctcccccgttcatgctctctctctgtcccaaaaataaataaaaaacgttgaaaaaaaaaattaaaaaaaaaaaaaaagaagctaaagaaGCTATAAGACATATAGAACAGGCCATTCAGCAGGCCCAAGTCACTAGAATTGACCCTTCTCAGCCTTTGTATCTAATAATATTAAAACCTCAGGTCATCCCCTTTGCAATTCTGTGGCAATCTCATGGTCCACTTGAATGGCTACATTTAGCCTTATACTCTCTGCATGTCATTAATCCTTTGCTATCTATGGTTTGTCTTCTCATCATTAGAGGAAGATCCCGAGCTGTTCAGCTCTTTGGACATGATCCAGAATTTATTGCATGTGCCTTTCTGACACAGAAGCTGGTGGACGCTGCTTTTGCTCAGTCCATCGAATGGCAACTTGCCTTGGCTAATTTTACAGgtcaaattaaatttcatttacctTCTGATTCTTTAATACAAGGTTTCAGTCTTATAGATATTTTGCCCTATAATCCTATTGTTTGTCAGCCGATTGAAGATACTGCTTCCATTTTTGTGGATGCTAGTAAAGAGGGTAAAATTGCAGTGTATTATGTCACTTCTCAACATAAAAATTTGATCACTTTAAATTATACGACTAAATCTGTCCAAAGGGCCGAGCTTTATGCTGTACAGGTAGCCCTAAAAACTTACCCAGAGTCTATAAATGTCTATTCTGACAGTCAATACATTGTCAAAGCCGTGTTGCAACTTCCCACTGCCTTTATACTGACAGCAGATGAAGAACTTTATCATCTATTTCATGCTATACAAAAACTTCTTAATTCACGGCACAGTCCAATTTATATTTCCCACATTCAAGCTCACACCGACCTGCCTGGTCCCCTAGTTGCTGGGAATCGGATAGCCGATGCCGCAACCCATTTATTGCAAGTTCTGCCCATTACCACTCCTTTGGAAACAGCCAAAAGGAGTCATGATAATTTTCATCAGAATGCAGCAGCCCTTTGACGAGAATTCAAAATATCTCGTGAAGCAGCCAAATTGTTAAACAGTGCGGCATCTGTCCACAATTCTTCCCACAGCCGGTCTATGCCATTAATCCCCGAGGTCTTCAGCCCAATGATTTGTGGCAAATGGACGTCACCCAATATTTACCTTTTGGGAaattgcaatatatacatgtgtctGTAGATACTTGCTCAGGCTATATACATGCTTCAGCCCACTCAGGAGAAGCATTTGTTGATGTTCAAAATCACCTATTTTCTGCCTTTGCAGCAATGGGCAAacctcataaaataaaaactgacaatgGTAGTGCTTATACTTCTAAATCTTTTGCAGAATTTTGCCGCCGATTCCGAATTGAGCATACAACTGGCATTGCTTATAATTCCACAGGACAGGCTATTGTTGAGCGAGCTCATCTGACTCTAAAACAGTATCTGCAAAAACTTAAAGAAGGGGAGATATTAAAGGGAAAGATAAAGTATTCCCCACATGTGCATCTCACTCTTGtgttgtatgttttaaattttttaaatgtcaatgaaGGAGGGATGACTGCCACAGAGCGTCGCTGGGGAAGGAGTCAAGAACCTCTCTTGATGGCTAGATGGAAAGATATGCCAGAAGGCATTTGGCGAGGCCCAGACCCAGTCCTTCGAAAAGGGCGAGGGTATGCTTGTGTTTTTCCACAGGATGAGGAAGCGCCACGCTGGATCCCACTTCGGCTCCTCAGAGACATTACGGTTGCGCCAAAAAATGGCCAAATTGACAGTGACGGAGCCCCCCCAGAAGCGACAACGGCGGAGTCATAAGGCGGGTACACCCACCTGGGGACAGATAAAGAACCTGTTGACCCAGGCCACTGATGTAGTGATGGCCTCAGGTAGAGAGGTAACGGCCACACATGTCTTCTTGGCATGCCTGTGCATTCTCACTACAACCGGGGAGTCTGCTCTCTATTGGACATACATGGTAGGTCCTCCTACAGTACAACCTGTAACATGGAGAGACCCCACACCCAAAGTATACACCAACCTCACCTTTATGGGAGGGGAAGATGCAGGGTTTTTGCCCACTGTGTCGGCCTCTATAAATTGGACGGCACTCTCTGCAGGAGTACCCATCTGCCTGCAAAGGGAGTCTACGCCGTACAAACTTGCTTATGGGTGTTTGGGTACGAAACCAGTAGGGCGGTCTATTACTTATACATTGTGGCAAAATGGCAAGCGTCCTTCTGAATGGGTACCCCGCTCTGTTGCCGCTTATTGGCAAAAGAGAGAATTATTAGGAGAATGGATGTTTTTTGGACCACATGATCCCCCTCAGAATCTTCCTATATGTCCCTCAGCTGGTCAAGGCCTTACTGGGGACTCACCTTGGGGTATATGTGCCCAATCCTCTTCTTTGAGGATGACTCCTAAAGACATAAACTATACCATTACAAATTATTCCCGAAAGGcccggctagctcagtcagtagagcatgagactcttgatcccagggtcgtggatcCACCTCCTAGTGAGGTACAGATACACCACAAGATTATCCCACAAACCATTTTGCAATCCCCTGAAGGAAGAATTCATTCTGATCTTTGGAAATTATATGCTAcctttgataaaatatatactaatgaCAGTTTTAGTTTTCCAGAATATTATGTTTCTCCAGTTCTGCAATTATGTGCCTATGTTCCTCCACCCTACTATCTGATTGTTGGAGATGGGACCATTACTCCAGTGAAAGAAGATGGTCATCAGTTATACCGGCTGACGTGTCCTGCTTGTGCTTTGACCAATTGTCTACCAGTAGATGGACCCTCTAGAAGTGGAATGAAGGTTTATCTGGTCTTACAACCTCCCTATTGGATGTTGCCAGTACATGTTACAGGACCTTGGTATCCTAATTATGGGATGCAATTGGCCTTAGAAATCCGGCTGCGCAGGACCAAACGGTTTCTTGGACTCTTAATTGCTGGACTCATAGCAGCAGTGACTGTAATTGCCTCTGCAACTGTATCTGTAATATCCTTACATGAAAGTGCCCAAATGGCATCCCATGTAAATGAATTGGCTCATAATGTATCCAAGGTGTTTGTCACTCAAGAACGAATAGATCGTAAATTGGAAGCCCAATTAGAGGCACAACAAGAAGCATTAATGTATCTTGGTGATCAGTTTGCTGTTTTGCGTACCAGACTTTCTTTAATTTGTCATGATGCATATAAGCATATCTGTGTTACCCCTTTAGAGTATACCAATGTGACATGGGGACAAGTGTGTCATCATTTACAAGGGGTTTGGCATGATGCTAATACTAGCTTAGACCTCTTACAGCTACAAGAAGAGATAAATGCTGTTGCAAGTAGCTCACTCAGTTTCTCTGACCCTGGAGATCTCGCTGAAACCATACTGCACCAACTTAATGGGTTTAATCCATTTAATATTCTTCAGCATTCCTTTTGGATCTTTATTGGAATTGTTTCCGTAATATCTGTTATACTTGTCTTGCTGTGTTATTTCTGGAGATGGGGTCTTACTGCCTTTACCACATACCAAGCCAGGATGCACATGTTGCAATTACAAACAATAGGGGGAcatgtggggggccgggccccggtgccaggctgagaccgggtcgagcaatgttccccgttgactcaagccaacctgGTGGTCCCCCCTCCCATTCATGTGGGAGGCCGGCCCCagcgccaggctgagaccgggtcgagcaacgttccctgttgactcaagccaacccggtggttccccctcccattcccccactctcaagggcatacgaaagccttgtcaaggctgagaaagttaattcctgaagcctgtggtctgcaggtgttggcagtaatgctacctccctttttctaccccgagtcagatagaaacaaacatgggaattgtgttttgctagcaatcttatcaacaaggtcttgtgacccgtctagaaaatgcaagaaacacagaactaaatgttttggtgggcagcaattatgtgaaacctgtttattcttagaatgacctaaCCCATAAGAGTCtggttataaaagattgtgtacagcaacaataaagccgtcacttgggccatcagcccaggggaccctcctgttcccaaactttctcttctctctttttttcttgcattcccctaccctcaggaccctgacctcggtgtttgtcgcGCCGGCCACGACAGGCCATATGGGATTTTTACCCTTGAGCTGAAGTAAATGATCATCTTATCACTGAAGATGAGTACCTGGAGAATGCATTGAAGCTGACTCCAGGAATCGGAGTAAGGTCTGGAGAGTGGATGTTCAGTGGAGGGTGGGAGTACCTAAACAGTGCCCATCTTCTCTGGGTTTGCATTTGTGTTTGAGACTGGATCAAACCACAGAAATGGTGACTAGGTTGTTATTCCTTGATAAATTCTAGGAACTATAATTAAGCACATCCAAAAAGAACAGGGCTTAATATAGAGCAAAAGTATTCAAAACTAATTTGCACTTAAGATAATTTGTACCTTAACATCCAGATGCAATGGGTAGTAAAACTTTTCAAAGATCAGACAATTGTGTTCCTTattacatttcttcctttttgtgttAAGGAAAACAATAAACCATATAATTATTAGGCTTAAAATCACAATAAAGAACATATTTCCCCTAGTTCTTACTCTTCTCAAGGAAGGACATAACTTTCCAGTACTTAGTCAGTTGTATCTTATATGAAAAGTGACTTTTATACCCTTATTAGACCTGACAATCTGCTTTCAGCCCatacttttcattatttctgatAATAGCTAGATCTTCATGTTACTTTCCCCATCATATCATCCTTTTTATTCTAACATATTTATTCACtttgtcaatattttaaattaataaattattttaatgaattacaTTTAAGTGACAAAACCAACATGTTTATGAGGTAGTGGTGAGTTCTTTCAGTAAGATTTAGGTTTCAGGTAGTCTTTAGAGTTTCTACTTAAAAATAGCTAATCTTATTTGTAGAATGTGAATAAGAATTTGCATCCATCAGTGAAGCTTTCCTTAACTGAACAAGGTATCATATGTCCTATGTTAATCATTACTCCATTATCTTTGTTGGTAAGCTCCTCTTTATTTTGTTACTACAATGTACTTCCAACATGGGTTGAAGTAGGCCAGAAATTGCTATTTGACCATTATTCATGAAATCATTCATGCAATAAACATCCAATAAACCAGGTACCATATTTGGTTTTGTGGAAACCAGACACAGTTTCTTTACCTGGAGCAGATGTTTCCTAAAACATCTCCCCAGTGAAAGGGTATTCCACACTcatgaagcaggagaaaaaatAGTGTTAGAATGTCCATACTAACCAAaacagtctacagattcaatccatatcaaaataccaacagcatgttccacagaacaagaacaaataatcctgaaattgtatggaaccacaacagaccgcaaatagccaaagcaatcttgaaaaagaaaaacaaagctgaaggtgtcacaatcccagatttcaacatatactataaagctgtagtcatcaaaacagtatggaactggcacaaagAACAGTTCTGTTGATCTTTGTatgatcaatagaacagaataggagccgagaaataaacccacacttatgcAACCAATTAATCTACaataaagaaggcaagaatattattgcaatgggaaaaagacagtctcttcaacaaatggtgctgagaaagtTGGACAGCTatgtgtaaaagaatgaaactggaccactttctcagcccatacacaaaaataaactcaaaatggattaaagacctaaatgttagacgtgaaaccataaaattcctaggagaaAAAACAGAcagcaatctctttgacattagccatagaaacatttttctagatgtgtctcctttggcaagtgaaacaaaagcaaaattaaaccatggaaactacaccaaaataaaaatcttttgcatgGTGaataaaaccatcaacaaaacaaaatgacaacccactgaatgggagaagatatttgcaaatgacatatctaataaagggttaatatctaaaacatataaataacttatacaactcagCACCAAAAATAGTCCaagtaaaaatgggcagaagacatgaatagacatttttccaaagaagacatacagatggccagcagacacaggacaggatgcttaacatcacttatcatcagagaaatgaaaatcaaaactttgaaagatatcacctcacacctgtcagaatggctaaggtcaaaacacaagaaaaaatattgacaagaatgtgaagaaaaaggaaccctggtgcactgtttgtgggagtgcaaactggtatagctactgtggaaaacagtatggaggttcctcaaaaaattaaaaataaaattaccctagtaattccactactgggtatttacccaaagaaaatgaaaacactaatttgaaaagatgcatgCATCTGTATgcttattgtagcattatttacaataaccaaaatatggaagcaacccaagtgtttataccaaattgtctttatttgcaaGTTTAAATGGAAATGCTTATGGTGCTTTAAAAATTGGGTAGTACAGAGGAAGAGTAGCAAAGAAGAACCACATTTGCTCCATATGAATCCCTCTTctaaaagctacagtaattagtCCAGTGCAGCACAGGTCCTAACAAGACAGACAAAGCTATAAAACCGTTTCCACAGTCTAGAGGTAGAAATGAATACTTTTAGGAACTATTTATCTCAAAGGTTTTCAAGTCTGTGGGAAATAATGAACTGTCCAATAAACTGTCTAAGACAACTTGATAGCCACTTAGAGAAAACAGAGATTAGATCTCGTGTTTATCATAGCAAAGCAAATTCCAGATGTACTATAGATGAAgattgaaaccataaaatttagaaatctgaattctttttttttttttttaatttttttttcaacgttttttatttatttttgggacagagagagacagagcatgaacgggggaggggcagagagaagggagacacagaatcggaaacaggctccaggctccgagccatcagcccagagcccgacgcggggctcgaactcacggaccgcgagatcgtaacctggctgaagtcggacgcttaaccgactgcgccacccaggcgcccctgaattcttttttaaaaatcgaaATGTGGAAGTTCTAAGCATGACAAAAAACCCAGATGACCTAAAACATATACAAAACCACATAAAACTGAATCCTTTATgtcaaaaaaagtcaaaagataaaCACACTCTGAAAAGCTATTTTCAAACTATCATAGAAAAAGAGCTAATCTAAGCAATATAAAAGAGATacaactcagggcgcctgggtggctcagtcggctgagagtacaacttcagctcagatcatgatctcgcggtttgtgagttcaagccccgtgtcgggctctgtgctaacagctcggagcctggagcctgctttggattctgtgtctccctctctctctgcccctcccctgctcacgctctgtctctccctctctctcaaaaataaataaacattaaaaaaaattttaacaaaagagaTACAACTCAGTATGTAAGTAGttaacagaaaattaaatgagtaaataagtgATATTCAGCCTTACTCACAATTATAGAAGTGAAACTAAAACTTCTCAGATTGACAAGGATCAATAAATTTGATAGCAAATTGTGCTAGAAAGTTATGGGAAAAAGAGCCTCTCTCACATAGCAATGTAAATTGTAAAATTTCTGTTGAGAGTGTGTcctattatttcttatattttaatgtagttgTGCCTTGATACGG
The sequence above is drawn from the Neofelis nebulosa isolate mNeoNeb1 chromosome 2, mNeoNeb1.pri, whole genome shotgun sequence genome and encodes:
- the LOC131504411 gene encoding endogenous retrovirus group K member 6 Env polyprotein isoform X1; protein product: MLVFFHRMRKRHAGSHFGSSETLRLRQKMAKLTVTEPPQKRQRRSHKAGTPTWGQIKNLLTQATDVVMASGREVTATHVFLACLCILTTTGESALYWTYMVGPPTVQPVTWRDPTPKVYTNLTFMGGEDAGFLPTVSASINWTALSAGVPICLQRESTPYKLAYGCLGTKPVGRSITYTLWQNGKRPSEWVPRSVAAYWQKRELLGEWMFFGPHDPPQNLPICPSAGQGLTGDSPWGICAQSSSLRMTPKDINYTITNYSRKARLAQSVEHETLDPRVVDPPPSEVQIHHKIIPQTILQSPEGRIHSDLWKLYATFDKIYTNDSFSFPEYYVSPVLQLCAYVPPPYYLIVGDGTITPVKEDGHQLYRLTCPACALTNCLPVDGPSRSGMKVYLVLQPPYWMLPVHVTGPWYPNYGMQLALEIRLRRTKRFLGLLIAGLIAAVTVIASATVSVISLHESAQMASHVNELAHNVSKVFVTQERIDRKLEAQLEAQQEALMYLGDQFAVLRTRLSLICHDAYKHICVTPLEYTNVTWGQVCHHLQGVWHDANTSLDLLQLQEEINAVASSSLSFSDPGDLAETILHQLNGFNPFNILQHSFWIFIGIVSVISVILVLLCYFWRWGLTAFTTYQARMHMLQLQTIGGHVGGRAPVPG
- the LOC131504411 gene encoding endogenous retrovirus group K member 6 Env polyprotein isoform X2 gives rise to the protein MRKRHAGSHFGSSETLRLRQKMAKLTVTEPPQKRQRRSHKAGTPTWGQIKNLLTQATDVVMASGREVTATHVFLACLCILTTTGESALYWTYMVGPPTVQPVTWRDPTPKVYTNLTFMGGEDAGFLPTVSASINWTALSAGVPICLQRESTPYKLAYGCLGTKPVGRSITYTLWQNGKRPSEWVPRSVAAYWQKRELLGEWMFFGPHDPPQNLPICPSAGQGLTGDSPWGICAQSSSLRMTPKDINYTITNYSRKARLAQSVEHETLDPRVVDPPPSEVQIHHKIIPQTILQSPEGRIHSDLWKLYATFDKIYTNDSFSFPEYYVSPVLQLCAYVPPPYYLIVGDGTITPVKEDGHQLYRLTCPACALTNCLPVDGPSRSGMKVYLVLQPPYWMLPVHVTGPWYPNYGMQLALEIRLRRTKRFLGLLIAGLIAAVTVIASATVSVISLHESAQMASHVNELAHNVSKVFVTQERIDRKLEAQLEAQQEALMYLGDQFAVLRTRLSLICHDAYKHICVTPLEYTNVTWGQVCHHLQGVWHDANTSLDLLQLQEEINAVASSSLSFSDPGDLAETILHQLNGFNPFNILQHSFWIFIGIVSVISVILVLLCYFWRWGLTAFTTYQARMHMLQLQTIGGHVGGRAPVPG